The sequence CAGCGCATTCACTGCCTATAACTCTCTTCAACCTTCAGGCAAGCGGCTATCAGTCAGCTTCCCTGGTCTACACCTCACCCTAGACCCAATGGCTTTCCTTAACAAGTAAACACAGCACTGGGCCCCAAGGCACTCAAACTCAGCACTGGctgccccctcccagggctggccAAGCACCTGCAAGAAGTAAGCACTCATGGGGTCCTCTTTGTTGTCCTCGTTGTAGAAGAGGCCCCCTGCCACGAAGACCTGGTTTTCCTTAGTCACCAGGCTGACGTGGTTCTTAGGGATCTGTGTGGAGAGGGAAGCACAGTAGCACTCGTTGGCTGCCGGATCATAGGCCACGGCCCCCTCCTCACTGATCATGAAGATGAGGTCCTGCAGGAACATGCCAAAGCGCAGAGTGTCATTGAGGATCCCTGGTAGCACACGCTCGGCCTCCTCCTCGTCTTCCTCTGCCTTGGCATCAGCTGTGCCCTTGTCAGCCGCCTTGGGCCCGGctgcctcctttcccttcttcttcttcttgcgcAGCACGGTGAGGCGGCCCTCGTGTGCGTCCTTCACCATCTGCACCTTGCGCAGCAGCTCGGGCTGGGCGCGCACGAGAGGGTGGCGCTCCACGCGGCTCTCCAGGAAGGCACGCGGCAGCAGACGGAAGCGCACGCTCTCGAAGACGGTGGGCAGTGCGCGCTGGCGCTCGGCCTGCGCCTCCGCGTCGCCGCTGCTCGCCCACCGCATCACCGCCTCGAACACGGCCTCTTCCTTCTCCACGTTGAGACCGTCGCTGGAGATGATGGCGATGAGCTCGTCGGCCGAGAGCCCGAGGAAGTCGGCGTCGCGCGCCACGAGCGAGAAGCGCGCGCAGATGAAGTCACGGGCGGCCACCGCTAGGCGCGCGCAGTCGAGCAGGAGGCCGAGGCGGAAGACAGCCAGGCAGTTGGAGAGACACAGGCGCTTCTGCAGGAAGGACACGCAGATGGTGAAGATAGACGGGATCTGGAAGCGGTGCGCCGCGGCGAACAGATCCTGCACGCTCGCCTCGTCCAGCGCGATCTCCGACGTGTACAGGTAGTGCAGCACCTGGGCCACCACGTCCGGGGACACCTCCTCCAGGCGCAGCTCGCCTGCGCGCTCTGGCTCGGCCAGGAAGCGCGCCCGGAAGTAGGGGCTGCAGGCGGCCAGCACCAGGCGGTGGCACGGGAACTCGCGCTCACCTACCCGCACCACACAGTCGAGGAACTTGCCGTGGTCCAGCATGTCCTTGAGCCCGTCCTGCAGGAGCGTCTGCTGGTACAGGCGCTGCTCCTCTGCCTGCTCCAAGCCCAGCGCCATGGCGGGTGGCCTAGGGTGCAGCGACGGTGCCAGGGGCCTCCTCTCGGTCCTCTCCTGCTTTGCTGTTGGGTTGCTGTCTGCGCAGCTGTCTTCACGGGGCTATATATAGAGGAGGACCGGGCCCTGTAAGGCGAGCTGCCTGGCCTCCTGCACATGACGCAGAGGGGACAGCTGGGTAGAGGCCCCCGTCCCCGAGCAGCCTTAACTCAGCCCCTGGAGGTTCATGGGACGGGGTGGGGTGTCTGGGCCGTCCCGGAAAGATGAGGGCCACCTCTGCCTCATTTCTAAATGGAGCACAGTGAGGCCTTGACTGCATTCCTTAGTTGGGCAATGCCCCTCAGGGGAGGGGATGACCCAAGCTCTGCCCCTCAGTCCAGGGTGGGGGATGCATTGGAGCCCCTCTTCCCGGTCTCCCCTCCTTCATGACTTCTGGGCCTTTCTGTCAGGGTGCCTGGATCTTCCTCCCTGGGGTATATCTCAGTCCAGCCCTCCCTGGATACAGTGTGCTAGGGTTTCCTGCTCAGTGAACTTGAGCCTGGCATTCACTCACTGGGGACCTTGTTaccccatctttaaaatgggaagaaCTTCCCCCCTTTCTATCCAAGCTCTGAGACCCTCCTTGGACTCTGTAAGAAAGCACCTTAGGTAAACAAGACCACCCCTTTCCTGTGGGGCTTTGGGCAGGTCAGATCTCTCTGTGGAGCCTCACTTTTCCTTCCTACACAATGAGGAGTGGAGGAGTTAGACTCCGAGGGCCTCAGGTCAGTTCTGCTGAGGTTCGGAAGCACTGGGGGTCTGCATTCCTGGGAGTACGCTGTCACAGGGTTTTAACATGGTGAGGAGTCAGACACGCTAGGAAATTAATTTCCTAggatttgactattctaggtctTTAAAGCCCCAGGGTTTTAACATTCTGGGGGAGTGACATTCTGGATTCTAGTGTTCAAAAATTAACACTCTGAGTTTAATATTCCAGGACTTAGCTGTCTGTGATCATTGTTCTTGGTCCATACTAGGATTGACCTGAGCCTGCCTGGCCTTGGGGCCCCTGCACACTGTCTAACATCTAAGGGGTCAGGGTAGAGGCCCAGGACAGCCAGT is a genomic window of Equus asinus isolate D_3611 breed Donkey chromosome 21, EquAss-T2T_v2, whole genome shotgun sequence containing:
- the KLHL40 gene encoding kelch-like protein 40, whose protein sequence is MALGLEQAEEQRLYQQTLLQDGLKDMLDHGKFLDCVVRVGEREFPCHRLVLAACSPYFRARFLAEPERAGELRLEEVSPDVVAQVLHYLYTSEIALDEASVQDLFAAAHRFQIPSIFTICVSFLQKRLCLSNCLAVFRLGLLLDCARLAVAARDFICARFSLVARDADFLGLSADELIAIISSDGLNVEKEEAVFEAVMRWASSGDAEAQAERQRALPTVFESVRFRLLPRAFLESRVERHPLVRAQPELLRKVQMVKDAHEGRLTVLRKKKKKGKEAAGPKAADKGTADAKAEEDEEEAERVLPGILNDTLRFGMFLQDLIFMISEEGAVAYDPAANECYCASLSTQIPKNHVSLVTKENQVFVAGGLFYNEDNKEDPMSAYFLQFDHLDSEWLGMPPLPSPRCLFGLGEALNAIYVVGGRELKDGESSLDSVLCYDRQSFKWGESDPLPYAVYGHAVLSHMDLVYVIGGKGRDRKCLNKMCVYDPKKFEWKELAPMQTARSLFGATIHDGRIFVAAGVTDTGLTSSAEVYSIADNKWAPFEAFPQERSSLSLVSLAGTLYAIGGFATLETESGELVPTELNDIWRYNEDEKKWEGVLREIAYAAGATFLPVRLNVLRLTKM